From a region of the Nothobranchius furzeri strain GRZ-AD chromosome 12, NfurGRZ-RIMD1, whole genome shotgun sequence genome:
- the LOC107376560 gene encoding retinoic acid-induced protein 1 isoform X2 codes for MQSFRERSSGYHSNQPCYQQEPQELSRLETYRQHPHHPHPQHPHPGPGPHPGPGPGHNRSGYQAHPLANTANLPPASGAGIGGPKDCYSQQTYTSYQGNGGGNGSGNGGSAATQAKKSFRGGKVPPPNPGQHMQGPGSYSNPMGPGNYSAQYMSEGHLQQKWEDPAHLAQYEQEMVGRLEAGAAPTPSSSQFMDSNMLGHSQPQCHQPSTPNYSSPHHQPHPPNPSPSPLMYPQSHLHYSQHSPSPSSYMEKCSPMPHCYKGYNMPPNSQYGRQMSSHGGLKQGAYRSPQNSYGYQQSNPRGFEQQPPLQTMTNPQEPLSKYQHFNQPQQSYCLSELPVRSPEQYYQTCSPSSSHSPARSVGRSPSYSSTPSPLMTNPESFQYGQPPMTPGAASSSSSSSAGLQEQASANTMLMPPRSHPSPNIPHATPHSYTTTPQVPTLKERFSEKLLSNPSLWSLNALTSQVENISNNVQQLLLSEALVANKKGSKRSSGGSNSSGGSGVSSKKGDEYKSPPYPDSCSNLGGGPIQDPYSTPQHQSLPMELHEGGYSSSSDEPLDRGYYYFGQGRSPAQAHNNTQLSLDTASSCSIASPDDMSTRSGDSGLHNLTPDPTRCQIGQGGDSMGTPVKSLTDEMSPKCITIPSPMKQERDSPSDMQHISQSIKENFEESAWTEKLAEKEEMTTVKALDCASDGNMINPTEKQEKWSDEEKCPDVYCKVNTEMTEKSYCYDETVYREGQGKYDSDARDSIEQSPAALSDSSNKEHFGQELKSEAFKSESPTASESSVKTLPFTSRGDLEQDQYSTEKDESSENTSPTPQVDVLEDSSSDKRESRDQENEEGGKEEVREEVVEEEHFKIQKKLKACLYPLVSEEVREESVEGEKETQSLAQEHINNRDNLENCSADLCSRTENQSCVLSADGDFAGAPSHLNAAAATTAADASARESAIGDTAPQSQSATPVFSALNDKAAPPGQTRDHIDHSDAKVLEPDSPQLPGKSILPSAPSWADTPPSPKKGDEDVEPGISCASAVTPLAKPEPVAPSAQPRAFGRKHTRGRRRITQSVVGIRRQLSLERGGEKEDDLTTQKTCMPSSKTALISDQTSLVHQESIVGQTPKMPADAFQSRMCTRSFNAPDMPPKADLNVKRKPGPKLGAKPGPKPGSKLGATPGPKARAKPGSRPGPKPNLKPGPKLTPKPGQKPVPNDSELPPKIEIIVKRKPGPKAGLKSVPKPAAKSGQKPGPKPAEGLSSIDTTPIKASVGRPRGSICKAKPANQENTNQQFTEVQSRSRKNLKPTMSQKSLDVKPVEQEAKEAPPEVKVPEKESKNMVLRSRKPSQEKMSKGKEKNVGEEIQTPTLTDVKVCDLSPDVEEVVSEDQNLTLSPDADKTTDDSPPTLPVQSKETKVKILPPVKRKSSPEPSTIQVKRKRGPKPKPKTLPPQPSLQEQIVPTDKSVRGTRRRRGPPKKIPVVTPITKGTAPYISGPSTISEVNVVAPTKTKVLPPRKGRGQKYEAMVQKIASPSLKKHILTPQQDISSNDNVAAKALSEIVLKEGETSAQISGAEMGECAKDGEEHHGEAVKNETSQESEKHEVSQEAPAQEVEGERVEKKVEQANGTSQEKFKPKTQQDCVHDKVCTSVETPSEAEASDEKTEQASEIVSTLATKCARTKRKRWAMVESTDASVVALEADSLIITTPRLAKQRAIKNNHEMHLKQRRKKRKGEAPLEVTETVEEANNETAESQDTVEETVINTEPTIPPPIIQDEVLETPQVVSTELIQKPRRGRKPSANPSKKKRSKPSTEHILGKPVRVHKKPGPKPGMKDAIEVIEAVVRAAGCEQQQKEEREKEERERTEKETDENQETCVVGPVVTVTEKQNELISVKRIRRKPIYQSSKLSFCPYVRINNSRDFSSWCAIVNKPEDTVVFQRRRKKGILRMRNPFTVAKVVPHTAAMLLGPMVNTNLIGRCLACSLCGKPANYKDLGDLCGPYYAEDSIPRKALTIPHTQSFREESDKSNRDDSSVSEVPGTSSNSEGATTSEKEETTEASSQGASSSKHHHWRYRRLERPERLCQEGRPRRLTLRERFRRMKQLQTISTEASRDEEGNESKLQRLQMEVEAEEHWVHENCAIWTKGIVMVAARLYGLKEAASKSAQMSCYKCQIAGASLSCCWRGCSYKYHYVCAKEIGCTFHEDDFSIKCPKHEDL; via the exons ATGCAGTCCTTCCGTGAGCGCAGCAGTGGTTACCACAGCAACcagccctgctatcagcaggagccCCAAGAATTATCTCGCCTGGAGACCTACCGGCAGCACCCACACCATCCCCACCCCCAGCACCCTCACCCGGGGCCTGGTCCGCATCcaggcccaggcccagggcacaACAGGTCAGGCTATCAGGCCCATCCATTGGCAAACACGGCTAATTTGCCTCCAGCCAGTGGAGCAGGAATCGGAGGACCCAAAGACTGTTACAGCCAGCAAACCTACACTAGTTACCAAGGTAATGGTGGAGGAAATggcagtggaaatgggggctcagCAGCAACACAAGCAAAAAAAAGTTTTAGAGGAGGCAAAGTACCCCCACCTAACCCAGGGCAGCACATGCAGGGTCCTGGAAGCTACTCTAATCCAATGGGCCCTGGAAATTATTCTGCCCAGTATATGAGCGAGGGTCACCTCCAGCAGAAGTGGGAGGACCCAGCCCATTTGGCACAGTATGAACAGGAAATGGTGGGACGTTTGGAAGCTGGTGCTGCACCTACACCAAGCTCCTCCCAGTTCATGGACTCAAACATGCTTGGGCACTCTCAACCCCAGTGCCATCAGCCATCTACCCCTAATTATTCAAGCCCCCACCACCAGCCTCACCCTCCTAACCCTTCCCCATCACCTCTCATGTACCCCCAGAGTCACTTACATTACTCGCAGCACTCCCCCTCCCCTTCGTCATACATGGAAAAGTGCAGTCCAATGCCCCATTGTTATAAAGGGTACAATATGCCTCCCAATTCTCAATATGGCAGACAGATGAGTAGCCATGGCGGTTTGAAGCAGGGGGCCTATAGGTCGCCCCAGAACAGTTACGGGTACCAGCAGTCAAACCCCAGAGGTTTTGAGCAGCAGCCCCCTTTACAGACAATGACCAACCCACAAGAACCCCTCTCTAAATACCAACACTTCAACCAACCCCAACAGAGCTACTGTCTCTCAGAGCTGCCTGTCAGATCTCCAGAACAATATTATCAGACATGCAGCCCTTCCTCAAGTCACTCTCCCGCACGCTCTGTAGGGCGCTCACCTTCATATAGCTCCACCCCTTCACCTCTAATGACCAATCCAGAGTCATTCCAATATGGGCAGCCGCCCATGACACCTGGAGcagcctcctcttcatcatcctcttcaGCTGGACTACAAGAGCAAGCCAGTGCCAACACCATGTTGATGCCCCCACGATCACACCCTTCACCAAACATTCCCCATGCAACTCCCCACAGCTACACCACCACACCACAAGTACCCACTCTGAAGGAGCGCTTCTCAGAAAAACTACTGTCAAACCCCAGCTTATGGAGTCTGAATGCTCTCACCTCTCAGGTGGAGAATATCTCCAACAATGTCCAGCAACTGTTGCTTTCTGAGGCCTTGGTTGCCAACAAGAAGGGTAGTAAGCGTAGCAGTGGTGGGAGCAACAGCAGTGGTGGAAGTGGAGTATCCTCTAAAAAGGGCGATGAATATAAAAGTCCTCCGTATCCAGATAGTTGTAGTAATTTGGGTGGGGGCCCCATCCAAGACCCTTATTCTACCCCACAGCACCAGTCACTGCCCATGGAACTCCATGAGGGCGGCTACTCCAGCAGTAGTGATGAGCCACTGGACAGGGGCTACTACTACTTTGGCCAGGGCAGAAGTCCAGCGCAGGCCCATAACAACACGCAACTAAGTCTGGACACAGCCTCATCTTGCTCCATTGCATCTCCAGACGACATGTCCACAAGGTCGGGGGATTCGGGTCTGCACAATCTAACCCCTGACCCTACCAGATGTCAAATAGGGCAAGGGGGAGATAGCATGGGGACTCCAGTGAAGAGCCTTACTGACGAGATGTCTCCAAAATGCATCACAATTCCAAGCCCTATGAAACAAGAAAGAGATTCACCTTCAGATATGCAACACATCAGTCAGTCTATCAAAGAAAATTTTGAAGAATCAGCATGGACAGAAAAGTTGGCGGAAAAAGAAGAGATGACAACAGTAAAGGCGCTTGACTGTGCGAGTGATGGAAACATGATTAATCCTACAGAGAAGCAAGAAAAATGGTCAGATGAGGAAAAATGTCCAGATGTCTACTGCAAAGTAAACACAGAGATGACAGAAAAAAGCTATTGCTATGATGAGACGGTATATCGAGAGGGTCAAGGTAAATATGACTCAGATGCGAGAGACTCCATTGAACAGTCCCCAGCAGCTCTCTCTGACTCCAGCAACAAAGAGCACTTTGGACAAGAATTGAAATCAGAGGCATTCAAATCAGAATCTCCAACTGCATCTGAGAGTTCTGTGAAAACATTGCCTTTTACTTCAAGGGGGGACCTTGAGCAGGATCAATACTCTACAGAGAAAGATGAGAGctcagagaacacctctccaaccccCCAAGTTGATGTCTTGGAAGACAGCAGCTCAGACAAAAGAGAGAGTAGAGATCAGGAGAATGAAGAAGGGGGAAAGGAAGAGGTAAGAGAGGAAGTTGTTGAAGAGGAACATTTCAAAATACAGAAAAAACTAAAAGCATGTCTTTACCCACTTGTCTCTGAAGAAGTAAGGGAAGAGTCTGTAGAGGGAGAGAAAGAAACCCAGTCATTGGCTCAAGAGCATATAAATAATAGAGACAACCTGGAGAATTGTTCAGCAGATCTCTGCAGCAGGACAGAGAATCAGAGTTGTGTGCTCAGTGCTGACGGTGACTTTGCAGGGGCACCAAGCCATctaaatgcagcagcagcaaccacagcagcAGATGCATCGGCAAGGGAGTCAGCCATTGGTGACACAGCTCCTCAGTCACAGTCTGCTACGCCAGTCTTTTCTGCTCTCAACGACAAGGCAGCGCCTCCAGGTCAAACAAGGGATCATATTGATCACAGTGATGCTAAAGTACTGGAGCCAGATTCTCCCCAGCTACCGGGAAAGTCAATACTCCCTTCAGCCCCATCCTGGGCCGACACTCCACCTTCTCCCAAAAAAGGAGATGAGGACGTAGAACCAGGCATCAGTTGTGCCAGTGCCGTGACCCCACTGGCCAAACCAGAGCCTGTGGCCCCATCTGCTCAGCCAAGGGCATTTGGACGTAAACACACCAGGGGCAGAAGAAGAATAACGCAATCAGTTGTGGGAATTCGGCGACAGTTAAGCTTGGAGAGAGGGGGAGAAAAGGAGGACGATTTGACGACACAAAAAACCTGCATGCCTTCAAGTAAAACTGCTTTGATTTCAGATCAAACTAGCTTGGTTCATCAAGAGTCTATTGTGGGTCAGACTCCCAAAATGCCAGCAGACGCTTTTCAATCAAGAATGTGCACTCGATCATTTAACGCACCTGACATGCCACCCAAAGCTGACCTTAATGTGAAGAGAAAACCAGGTCCAAAACTTGGTGCTAAGCCTGGGCCTAAACCAGGGTCTAAACTAGGTGCAACACCTGGACCAAAGGCTAGAGCAAAACCAGGGTCAAGACCAGGACCTAAACCTAACCTAAAGCCTGGTCCAAAACTAACTCCAAAACCAGGACAAAAACCTGTACCAAATGATTCTGAACTACCCCCTAAAATTGAAATAATAGTAAAACGGAAGCCAGGACCGAAAGCAGGTTTGAAATCTGTACCCAAACCAGCTGCAAAGTCAGGTCAAAAGCCTGGTCCTAAGCCTGCAGAAGGTTTATCCTCTATTGACACCACTCCTATCAAAGCTTCAGTAGGTCGCCCTAGGGGGTCAATCTGTAAAGCCAAACCAGCAAACCAAGAAAATACAAATCAACAATTTACAGAAGTACAAAGCAGGAGCCGGAAGAACCTAAAACCAACAATGTCCCAAAAGAGCCTGGATGTAAAACCAGTAGAACAAGAGGCAAAAGAAGCACCCCCAGAGGTAAAGGTGCCGGAGAAGGAGAGTAAGAACATGGTCTTGAGATCAAGGAAACCCTCACAAGAAAAAATGtcaaaagggaaagagaaaaacgtaGGAGAGGAAATTCAAACGCCCACACTAACAGATGTTAAAGTCTGTGACTTGTCTCCAGATGTAGAGGAGGTTGTATCAGAGGATCAAAATCTAACTCTTAGCCCTGATGCAGACAAAACAACGGATGATTCACCACCCACATTGCCGGTCCAATCAAAGGAAACAAAGGTAAAGATACTCCCTCCTGTAAAGCGGAAATCTAGCCCAGAACCTTCCACTATACAAGTGAAGAGAAAGAGGGGTCCAAAGCCCAAACCAAAAACATTGCCACCTCAACCTTCGTTGCAAGAACAGATTGTCCCTACAGACAAAAGTGTCCGAGGCACCAGAAGAAGGAGAGGGCCACCTAAAAAAATCCCTGTGGTCACACCCATAACCAAAGGCACTGCTCCATACATCAGTGGACCTTCCACCATCAGTGAGGTGAATGTGGTAGCTCCTACCAAAACAAAAGTTCTCCCGCCTCGGAAAGGCAGAGGCCAAAAGTACGAGGCAATGGTGCAGAAGATTGCATCTCCTAGCCTAAAGAAACACATCCTAACTCCACAACAAGACATCAGCTCAAATGACAATGTGGCAGCTAAAGCATTGTCTGAAATTGTGTTGAAGGAAGGAGAAACTTCTGCCCAGATAAGTGGCGCTGAGATGGGAGAATGTGCTAAAGATGGAGAAGAACATCATGGGGAGGCAGTGAAAAATGAAACATCACAAGAAAGTGAAAAACATGAAGTGAGTCAAGAGGCACCAGCACAAGAGGTGGAAGGAGAAAGGGTTGAGAAGAAGGTTGAACAAGCAAATGGTACAAGTCAGGAAAAGTTTAAACCCAAAACCCAGCAGGACTGTGTCCATGATAAGGTTTGTACTTCAGTGGAGACACCTTCAGAGGCTGAGGCTTCAGATGAGAAGACAGAACAGGCATCAGAGATTGTATCGACTCTTGCCACCAAGTGTGCCAGAACTAAAAGAAAGAGATGGGCAATGGTAGAGAGTACCGATGCTTCAGTAGTGGCCTTGGAAGCAGATAGCCTAATAATTACAACACCAAGGCTTGCCAAACAGAGGGCTATTAAAAACAACCatgaaatgcaccttaaacagaggagGAAGAAAAGAAAAGGTGAGGCCCCTTTAGAGGTGACAGAGACAGTGGAGGAGGCAAACAATGAAACTGCAGAAAGCCAAGACACAGTGGAAGAAACGGTAATAAACACAGAGCCCACAATACCGCCACCAATTATCCAGGATGAGGTCCTAGAAACCCCCCAGGTTGTCAGTACAGAGCTCATTCAGAAACCTCGAAGAGGTCGAAAACCATCGGCAAACCCAAGCAAAAAGAAAAGAAGCAAGCCCTCAACAGAGCACATTCTTGGCAAGCCAGTGAGGGTCCACAAAAAACCTGGTCCAAAACCTGGAATGAAAGACGCCATTGAGGTCATTGAGGCAGTTGTGAGGGCAGCTGGGTGTGAACAGCAACaaaaagaggagagagagaaagaagaaagagaaagaacagaAAAGGAGACTGATGAGAATCAAGAGACATGCGTTGTGGGCCCTGTAGTCACCGTCACAGAAAAACAAAATGAGCTCATTTCTGTTAAAAGAATCAGACGCAAACCAATCTATCAGTCATCTAAACTGTCTTTTTGTCCTTATGTACGGATAAACAACTCCAGGGACTTTTCCTCTTGGTGTGCCATAGTCAACAAACCTGAGGACACTGTGGTGTTTCAGAGACGCAGAAAAAAAGGCATTCTCAGAATGAGGAATCCTTTCACTGTAGCAAAGGTCGTGCCACACACTGCAGCCATGCTGCTGGGGCCCATGGTGAACACAAACCTAATTGGCCGATGTCTTGCATGTTCGCTGTGTGGAAAACCAGCAAATTACAAAGACTTGGGAGATTTGTGTGGACCCTACTACGCCGAGGACAGCATTCCACGGAAAGCTTTGACTATCCCGCACACACAGTCCTTCAGGGAAGAATCAGACAAGTCCAACAGAGACGACAGCAGTGTCTCTGAAGTGCCAGGCACCTCTTCAAATAGTGAAGGTGCAACAACCTCAGAGAAGGAGGAAACTACAGAAGCCTCCTCTCAGGGAGCAAGTAGCAGCAAGCACCACCACTGGCGCTACCGACGGCTAGAAAGGCCAGAACGATTGTGTCAAGAGGGTCGTCCACGAAGATTAACTTTAAGAGAGAGGTTCAGAAGAATGAAACAGCTCCAGACCATCAGCACGGAGGCCTCAAGGGATGAAGAGGGCAATGAAAGCAAGCTCCAAAGGCTACAGATGGAAGTAGAGGCCGAGGAACACTGGGTTCATGAAAACTGTGCCATCTGGACCAAGGGGATAGTTATGGTAGCTGCAAGACTATACGGACTGAAGGAAGCTGCCAGCAAGTCAGCCCAAATG AGCTGCTACAAGTGCCAGATTGCAGGGGCGTccctcagctgctgttggagaggaTGCTCTTATAAATACCACTATGTCTGCGCCAAAGAGATAG GCTGCACATTCCACGAGGATGACTTTTCCATCAAATGTCCCAAACACGAG GACCTGTAA